In Iodobacter fluviatilis, one DNA window encodes the following:
- a CDS encoding DDE-type integrase/transposase/recombinase has translation MHADLQTGELAAELLQRSVLSQRCSMNPLVLHSDNGAPMKSYTLKAKMEMLGSASSFSRPRVSNDNPYTESLFRTLKYWPS, from the coding sequence TTGCACGCTGATTTACAAACAGGGGAGCTCGCTGCCGAGCTATTACAACGCAGCGTGCTCAGCCAGCGCTGCAGCATGAATCCGCTGGTGTTGCATTCAGATAATGGTGCGCCGATGAAAAGTTATACTCTGAAAGCCAAGATGGAGATGCTGGGGAGCGCCTCCTCATTCAGCCGTCCCCGCGTCAGCAACGACAATCCGTATACAGAATCATTGTTCCGCACGCTGAAATACTGGCCGTCCTAG
- a CDS encoding PrgH/EprH family type III secretion apparatus protein, with amino-acid sequence MSFTFKALSGPLNGVEFSLSREAYCICVGAEGEGDAKLAASLALTERTLFVLASAPQINFTLHLDEDLAEDAFSVTVYYSAQHEKIRLKHNEIQAVGGLQFAIKRSDEPWCDEVLQGRGPQLLVAAAQPSKLACSPTTGRTAWVRRLGGFGWGLVVLLILLLLGGGALAWNAKLSSPKVENIYNILHGSSNAYTVSFGRDQIYTVFAQTERDALWARQALMRSSLHTAWRVTTASDERRRLSPLLEREGIVFFTLRFQAPLQPTILLSSTRMSNDSSTQTRVRSLLMQVMPYAEQVSMEWHSDLVVAEAAQDSLKRIGLEYHLQQGEKEVGLFSSVYAGDVRLAEFKRVTEAFYATWGDRYIHFNAELRDDWLKDKSFKYGQEGYVRMSPSHWLIGEPVGYSS; translated from the coding sequence GTGAGTTTTACTTTCAAAGCCTTGTCTGGTCCGCTTAATGGAGTGGAGTTTTCTCTTAGCCGTGAGGCCTACTGTATTTGTGTTGGCGCCGAGGGTGAGGGGGATGCTAAGTTGGCTGCTAGTCTGGCGCTGACTGAGCGCACCTTGTTTGTGCTAGCTAGTGCACCACAAATTAATTTCACGCTGCATTTGGATGAAGATCTCGCAGAGGATGCTTTTAGCGTTACGGTGTATTACTCGGCTCAGCATGAAAAAATTCGTCTTAAGCACAATGAAATACAGGCCGTTGGGGGCTTGCAATTTGCTATCAAGCGTTCCGACGAGCCATGGTGTGATGAGGTATTGCAAGGGAGAGGCCCGCAGTTGCTGGTTGCTGCAGCTCAGCCAAGCAAGCTTGCTTGTTCGCCCACAACAGGTAGGACTGCTTGGGTGCGGCGTTTAGGTGGGTTTGGCTGGGGCTTGGTTGTATTGCTTATTCTGTTGTTGTTGGGTGGTGGTGCGCTAGCGTGGAATGCCAAATTATCCTCCCCAAAAGTGGAGAATATTTATAATATTTTACATGGTTCGAGCAATGCCTATACGGTGAGTTTCGGACGTGATCAGATATACACTGTGTTTGCACAGACTGAACGTGACGCATTATGGGCGCGCCAAGCTCTGATGCGCAGTAGCTTGCACACTGCTTGGCGAGTGACTACGGCTTCGGATGAAAGAAGGCGTTTAAGTCCTTTGCTAGAGCGTGAAGGGATTGTGTTCTTTACCCTGCGCTTTCAAGCTCCGCTGCAGCCCACTATATTATTGAGTAGTACTCGTATGAGTAATGACTCCAGTACCCAAACACGAGTTCGTAGTTTGCTTATGCAGGTTATGCCTTATGCCGAGCAGGTGAGTATGGAGTGGCATAGCGACCTAGTAGTTGCTGAGGCTGCACAAGACAGCCTTAAACGGATTGGTCTTGAGTATCACCTGCAGCAGGGTGAAAAAGAGGTCGGTTTGTTTAGTTCAGTATATGCAGGTGATGTACGTCTGGCTGAGTTTAAGCGTGTCACTGAAGCGTTTTACGCTACCTGGGGCGATCGCTATATTCATTTTAATGCTGAATTACGTGATGATTGGCTTAAAGATAAATCATTTAAATATGGCCAAGAGGGTTATGTGCGTATGAGCCCTTCGCACTGGCTAATTGGGGAGCCAGTAGGTTATTCAAGTTAG
- the sctF gene encoding type III secretion system needle filament subunit SctF — protein MAIPNFGHSGMISNSQAMREVATESLNMAKNPSSVLADYFSKNEKVLEKDALKELKRLEAQVGQDTYKQAYDAHLAGKPISPALVAAAEAAGMAAAKGHPSYAELLLAVKSTHVLSFQGAEWSGFIDTLSAGFNEGVQSLNKALSAATAGLQNDPTDPSKLAKVQSALSEYTIYRNSQSNMSKAFKDIASSAAQNLR, from the coding sequence TTGGCAATTCCTAATTTTGGTCACAGCGGAATGATTTCAAATAGTCAAGCAATGAGAGAGGTCGCTACTGAGAGTCTTAATATGGCCAAAAATCCAAGTAGTGTATTGGCGGACTACTTTTCAAAAAATGAAAAGGTACTTGAAAAAGATGCTTTGAAAGAGCTGAAAAGGCTGGAAGCGCAGGTAGGTCAGGATACATATAAACAAGCTTATGATGCGCACTTGGCTGGTAAGCCCATTAGCCCTGCGCTAGTCGCTGCAGCAGAAGCTGCAGGTATGGCCGCTGCTAAAGGTCACCCTAGTTATGCTGAGTTGTTATTGGCAGTAAAAAGCACACATGTACTGTCCTTTCAAGGTGCCGAGTGGAGTGGTTTTATTGATACCCTGTCTGCTGGTTTTAATGAAGGTGTGCAAAGTTTAAATAAAGCGCTATCTGCAGCGACAGCCGGGTTGCAAAATGACCCTACCGACCCATCCAAACTTGCCAAAGTACAATCTGCGCTGAGCGAATATACCATTTACCGTAATTCGCAATCCAATATGAGTAAGGCCTTTAAAGATATTGCCTCCTCTGCCGCGCAAAACTTACGCTAG
- the sctF gene encoding type III secretion system needle filament subunit SctF — MAMPNFGHSGLVSNVEAGVNAGNGAKWAGFVDQLSGEFNSGVKDLNAALSSALKELTANPTDPSLLAKVQSSLSEYTIYRNAQSNASKAFKDIAAGTVQNFR; from the coding sequence ATGGCAATGCCTAATTTTGGCCATTCAGGCTTGGTCTCCAATGTTGAAGCAGGTGTTAATGCCGGCAATGGCGCCAAATGGGCTGGGTTTGTTGATCAGCTATCAGGTGAGTTTAATTCTGGTGTAAAGGATTTAAATGCAGCGCTCAGCTCGGCGCTCAAGGAGCTTACAGCTAATCCGACCGACCCATCTTTGCTGGCGAAAGTGCAATCGTCTTTGAGTGAATATACGATTTATCGTAATGCACAATCCAATGCTTCTAAGGCTTTTAAGGATATCGCTGCGGGTACTGTGCAAAACTTCCGTTAA
- the sctI gene encoding type III secretion system inner rod subunit SctI yields the protein MNIVPISPVSMSLDSSMPIAEPSMGLAERASQAFARMSVNADMRRGAVTDGINSAAVTDPAQLYEMQKAIADYTLDMSLASVLARKVVGALETLIKAQ from the coding sequence ATGAATATAGTACCCATTTCGCCTGTATCGATGTCGCTTGATAGTAGTATGCCTATTGCTGAGCCCAGTATGGGTTTGGCTGAGCGTGCCAGCCAAGCCTTTGCTCGTATGAGTGTGAATGCTGATATGCGTCGTGGCGCAGTGACTGATGGCATCAATAGTGCTGCTGTGACCGATCCCGCGCAACTTTATGAAATGCAAAAGGCGATTGCTGATTACACTCTCGATATGTCACTTGCCAGTGTGCTGGCTCGTAAGGTGGTGGGTGCTCTTGAAACGCTGATAAAGGCACAGTAA
- a CDS encoding EscJ/YscJ/HrcJ family type III secretion inner membrane ring protein, whose protein sequence is MFNCLRACLLACCVLLAGCEQELLKSLDQRQANEVLAVLQQANIAANKKDAGKLGYAIWVDEKDFSAAVDLLKTRDLPSRARIEISQLFPAESLVSSPRAEKARLYSAIEQRLEQSLLTMPEIVSARLHLSYDVEGADTRKQAGGVHLSALVIYQNDVNESLLINEIKRFLKNSFQTVNYDDISVVLAKKPLAQHSSPLVKTALSPWLLGGLCVLFLGLISVVLTLCWIKFGRRLYQSKREAQ, encoded by the coding sequence ATGTTTAATTGTTTACGTGCCTGCTTGCTGGCGTGTTGTGTATTGTTGGCGGGCTGTGAGCAAGAGCTATTAAAATCTCTGGATCAGCGCCAGGCCAATGAGGTGTTGGCTGTCTTGCAGCAGGCCAATATAGCAGCAAATAAAAAAGATGCTGGCAAGCTTGGATATGCCATTTGGGTCGATGAAAAAGATTTTAGTGCTGCAGTTGATCTGCTTAAAACGCGAGATTTGCCATCAAGGGCACGTATTGAAATCAGTCAGTTATTCCCCGCCGAATCACTTGTTTCTTCCCCTCGGGCTGAAAAAGCGCGTCTGTATTCAGCCATTGAGCAGCGTCTTGAGCAATCTTTGCTTACGATGCCCGAGATTGTTTCTGCGCGCCTGCATTTGAGTTATGACGTGGAAGGGGCGGATACACGTAAGCAAGCTGGTGGAGTGCATTTATCAGCCTTGGTGATTTACCAAAATGATGTGAATGAATCCTTATTGATTAATGAAATTAAGCGATTTCTGAAAAACAGTTTTCAAACTGTAAATTACGATGATATTTCTGTGGTACTTGCTAAAAAGCCGCTTGCTCAACATTCCTCACCTTTGGTGAAAACAGCGCTTTCACCTTGGTTATTGGGGGGGCTTTGCGTACTTTTTCTCGGTCTAATTAGTGTAGTTCTGACACTGTGCTGGATTAAATTCGGACGGCGCTTATATCAGTCGAAGCGGGAAGCGCAGTGA
- a CDS encoding HrpE/YscL family type III secretion apparatus protein — protein MPRQITLNPHSHIQQDVLIRRRQLVDSERSHATVSEARSRAKSILREASEQAEAIYQVAYTDGFSMGLAQSLDEVYGYLQGSAQLQAHIESSIKDDVRKALSDALDVPSLLLQLLEDWLSKAPRVTALRIVLPQRGKAQALQMARRVREVLGFEPCIQVDTGERFMLEYGEHVQEFLPSNVLNEMDNKLKQTLKALNLTGLCEELRVKSTQAWLCQLEEHKATSQLAVGDVHVSI, from the coding sequence ATGCCAAGACAAATTACCCTTAACCCACATAGTCACATTCAACAGGATGTGCTTATACGACGTCGCCAGTTAGTCGATAGTGAACGCAGCCATGCTACCGTAAGCGAGGCTCGGTCACGTGCTAAAAGCATATTGCGTGAGGCTAGTGAACAAGCGGAGGCAATTTATCAGGTGGCCTATACCGATGGATTTAGTATGGGCTTGGCACAGAGTCTGGATGAGGTTTATGGGTACTTGCAGGGTAGTGCTCAGTTACAAGCACACATTGAAAGCAGCATTAAAGATGATGTGCGTAAGGCTTTGAGTGATGCTTTGGATGTGCCTTCTTTGCTTTTGCAACTTTTGGAAGATTGGCTCAGCAAAGCGCCTAGGGTAACCGCGCTCCGTATTGTTTTACCGCAGCGTGGCAAAGCTCAAGCTCTTCAAATGGCTCGGCGGGTAAGGGAAGTACTGGGTTTTGAGCCTTGTATTCAAGTCGATACAGGTGAGCGTTTCATGCTTGAATATGGTGAGCATGTACAGGAGTTTTTACCTTCAAATGTGCTGAATGAGATGGATAATAAACTTAAGCAAACCTTAAAGGCTTTGAATTTAACAGGGCTTTGTGAAGAGCTTCGGGTGAAATCGACTCAAGCTTGGCTATGCCAG